Part of the Gemmatimonadota bacterium genome is shown below.
GCGTGGGCTCCGGATTGCCGCGGCGCGCGCCGGAATGGAGCGGGCGAACGCCACCACGGCCGATGCCGTGCGCCTCGCGGAAGCCACGGTCTCGCTGGCGTTTTTCGGGGCGGTGGCGGCTGAGCGGCGCTTGCAGCTCGCCGAGCAGATGGCCGCCGCCTCCCAGCGATTCTTCGATCTCACCCGGATCCAGCTCCGCGAAGGCGAGATCAGTGCCCTGGAGGCCAACCTCACGGACATCGAATTCGGGCGCAGCAGGGCGCGTCTCCTGGCGGCGCGTCGCGACGCGACGGCCGCGCTGCTCGAACTGCGCCGATTGATCGGTGTCTCCTCAGTGACACCGATCCGGCTCGTCGACGCGGCGTGGTCGGCACCGACGGCGGTCCCCCTCAACGAAGACTCCCTGATCGCGGTGGCGTTGGCAACACGCCCCGATCTCGAGGCCGGGCGTCGGCAGCTGGCGCAGTCCGCCTCGTTGCGTCGGCTTGCCGCCCGGGAAGCAATTCCCACTCCGCGGCTCAGCGCGTTCAACCAGCGGGATGCTGGGGAACAGGCCTCACGTTTCGGGCTCGGGATCTCGGTGCTGCTCCCCGTCGTCGATCGGGCCCAAGGCCGGGTGGACCAGGAGGAGGCGCGCGTCGCGCAGGCGCGATCGCGCGTTGCGGCACTCGAGTTGGCCGTTGGCGCGGAAGTCGCCGAGGCCTATCGCACCCTGCAAGCGGCGACCGAAGAAGTCTCGACGCTGGAGTCCCTTGTGCTGGGGCCCGCCCGACGGAACCTCGCCCTGGTGGACTCTGCCTATCAAGCCGGAAAGCTTGCGCTCCCAACGGTGCTCCTGATCCGCAACCAACTCCTCGATGCCGAATTGGATTTCTGGCGCGCGTGGCAGGTCCATCGTGAGGCGCTGGTGCGTCTCCATCTCGCCACGGCCACGCCGATCACCCCTGTTCCGTCGTCGCGCGCCCCCTCCGCTGAGGACAACCGATGAATACCCCCATCCGCCATTTGGCCCCTGTTACGGCCGTGCTCCTGCTCCTCACCGCATGCGGCGATCGTGCCGTGCCGTCGACGGAGGAGGTGGCGGCCACGACGTCAGCAGACAGCGCGGTTGCGGATGAAGTCCGCATCGACAGTGCGGCGGCAGCTGAGTTCGGCATCCGGGTAGACACCGTCGCGAGCGTGAGCGGGGAGATGCTCTCGGTCACCGGCTCGGTGACCTACGATGCCAACCTCGTGAGTCATATCGGCTCGAGGGCCGCCGGGCGCATCCTCACGCTACGCGCCGATATCGGCGACCAAGTCACGGCGGGATCGGTCCTAGCCATCCTCGAGAGTCCCGAGGTTGGGGAGGTGCGGAGTGATGAACTCGAAGCCGAGGCGCTGCTCGAAATCGCCCAGGAAAACTTCAATCGCGAGCAGCGGCTCGAGCAGCAGGGCATCTCCAGTCGCAAAGAATTGCTCGATGCCAAGGCCGACCTTCGGCGTGCCGAGGCTGCGCTGCGGAGCTCCCGGGAGCGACTCCGGGTGCTCGGCGCCGGCCACGGGAGTGGCGGGGAGTTCGGGTTGACGGCGCCGTTCGCGGGGGTCGTCGTAGAGCGGGGGGTGAGTCGCGGCGAGATGGTGGGGCCCGAGGATCAACTCTTCGTCGTCGCGGACTTGCGCCAAGTCTGGGTGCTCCTCGACATCTTCGAGCGGGATCTGCCGACGGTTGCCCGCGGACAGCAGGTCCTGCTGACAACCACCGCCTGGCCCGATCGCGAATTCACCGGACAGATCGTCCATGTTGGTGCAGTTCTCGACAGTGCGACGCGGACGGTGCGCGCACGCATCGAGGTCCCCAACCGCGACGGAGCCCTGCGCCCGGGGATGTTTGCCACGGCGGTGATCGCGCCACGGGCTGGTGGCCAGGCCTTTCCGGTTGTGCCACAAGATGCAGTGCAGGAGCTGGAGGGCCGGAAAGTGGTCTTCGTCCCGGGCGAGCATCCCGGGGAGTTCGTCGCGCGTACCGTCCTGCTCGGTCGACCGACTGGGGGCACGCGTGTGATGGTGCTTTCCGGGCTCAAGGCCGGCGAGCCGGTGGTGGTGGCCGGTGCCTTCATGTTGCGCTCCGAACTCGCCAAGGGCGAGATCGGCGAGCACGGGCATTGACCGGGGAATCAGACTCATGAATCGCGTGATTGCCTTTTCCCTGTCCAATCGCTTGCTGGTCCTCGCCCTGACACTCGGGCTGGCTGGCATCGGAATCTGGTCGGCGCTGCGACTGCCGATTGATGCCGTCCCGGATGTGACCAACGTGCAGGTGCAGGTCAACACCAACGCGCCCGCGCTATCGCCGGTTGAGGTCGAACGCCAGATCACCCTGCCGGTCGAATTGGCGATGTTCGGGTTGCCAAATCTCGAGGAAATTCGCTCCCTCTCCAAATTCGGACTCTCCCAGGTCACCGTCGTCTTCCACGACGGCACCGATATCTATTTTGCCCGACAACAGGTCCAGGAGCGACTGCAGCTCGCCCGCGAGGCCATCCCCGCCAGTCTGGGGAACCCGGAAATGGGGCCGACAAGTACCGGCCTCGGCGAAATTTTCCAGTACGCGGTCGAGGCCGATTCCGGTTCGACGATTGATGCGACGGAACTGCGGACGATCCAGGACTGGATCGTGTCGATGCAGCTGCGCACCGTCCCGGGCGTCGCCGAGGTGAACTCGTTCGGCGGCTTCGAGAAGCAGTATCAGGTGTTGGTGCGTCCGGAGGCCTTGATCCAGTATCAGTTGACGCTGGATCAGGTCTTCGAGGCCATCGAGACGAACAATCTCAACGCGGGAGGCGGTTACATCACGCGCGGCGCCGAGCAATTGGTCGTCCGCGGCGTGGGGCAGGTGCAGAGTCTCGACCAGATCCGGAGCATCGTCCTCAGCAGCCGAGAGGGCGTCCCGGTACTGGTCCGAGATGTCGCTGACGTGACGATCGGGCACACGATCCGGCAGGGGCGGTCACCAAGGATGGTCGTGGCGAAGTGGTCACCGGCATCGTGATGATGCGCATTGGCGAAAATGCGCGGACCGTCGTCGGCGCCGTGAAGGAGAAATTCGAGGCGGCCAAGTCCACCCTGCCGGATGGGGTGACGATGAAGCCGTTCTACGACCGGACGGAACTCATCGACCGAACCATCGGCACGGTGGAGCGCAACCTGATCGAGGGCGCCGCGCTGGTCGTGGCGGTGCTGTTTCTCCTGCTGGGAAACCTCCGAGCCGCGTTGATTGTCGCGCTGGCGATCCCGCTCTCGATGCTCTTCGCCTTTAGTGCGATGCTGCAAGCGGGCATCGCCGGCAGCCTGATGAGCCTCGGCGCAATTGACTTCGGCCTGGTGGTGGATGGCTCGGTCGTGATGGTCGAAAACGCCATGCGGCACCTCGGAGAGCGTGAGCACAAGAAGCGAGGGTTCCTCGAAACCGTGCGCTTCGCCTGCGGGGAGGTCGCCCGTCCGATCCTCTTCGGCGTCGGCATCATCATCGTAGTATATCTGCCGATCCTCAGTCTGGAAGGCGTTGAGGGCAAGCTCTTTCGCCCCATGGCGCTGACCGTGGTCTTCGCGCTTGCCGGCTCCCTGCTCCTGACCTTTCTGCTGACTCCTGTGTTGATCGCGTT
Proteins encoded:
- a CDS encoding efflux RND transporter periplasmic adaptor subunit codes for the protein MLLLLTACGDRAVPSTEEVAATTSADSAVADEVRIDSAAAAEFGIRVDTVASVSGEMLSVTGSVTYDANLVSHIGSRAAGRILTLRADIGDQVTAGSVLAILESPEVGEVRSDELEAEALLEIAQENFNREQRLEQQGISSRKELLDAKADLRRAEAALRSSRERLRVLGAGHGSGGEFGLTAPFAGVVVERGVSRGEMVGPEDQLFVVADLRQVWVLLDIFERDLPTVARGQQVLLTTTAWPDREFTGQIVHVGAVLDSATRTVRARIEVPNRDGALRPGMFATAVIAPRAGGQAFPVVPQDAVQELEGRKVVFVPGEHPGEFVARTVLLGRPTGGTRVMVLSGLKAGEPVVVAGAFMLRSELAKGEIGEHGH
- a CDS encoding TolC family protein, whose protein sequence is MPSPPDTIVLTLREAGRLALEREPGLQAERQGAAIARGEYRQSRLDGLNPAIDFQQYETGALGGTQAYTVGLSLELPWAGQRGLRIAAARAGMERANATTADAVRLAEATVSLAFFGAVAAERRLQLAEQMAAASQRFFDLTRIQLREGEISALEANLTDIEFGRSRARLLAARRDATAALLELRRLIGVSSVTPIRLVDAAWSAPTAVPLNEDSLIAVALATRPDLEAGRRQLAQSASLRRLAAREAIPTPRLSAFNQRDAGEQASRFGLGISVLLPVVDRAQGRVDQEEARVAQARSRVAALELAVGAEVAEAYRTLQAATEEVSTLESLVLGPARRNLALVDSAYQAGKLALPTVLLIRNQLLDAELDFWRAWQVHREALVRLHLATATPITPVPSSRAPSAEDNR